One region of Exiguobacterium acetylicum genomic DNA includes:
- a CDS encoding glycerol dehydrogenase produces MSERVFISPSKYVQGKDVIDRLGTYVSPFGEKALVIADDVVWKIVKERVEHSLSGENVGIEKADFSGEASRHEVKRIAEQAQAADVRFVMGVGGGKTLDTAKAVSDELNVSVVIVPTLASTDAPTSALSVIYSDEGIFESYRFYKKNPDLVLVDTKLIAQAPARFFASGIADALATWVEVRSVVAFGGQTMAGGRPTIAAQAIAKRCEEVLFEHGRLAYESVQAQVVTPALEAVVEANTLLSGLGFESGGLAAAHAIHNGFTALDGEIHHLTHGEKVAFGTLVQLALEEHPQEEIERYIALYTDLGLPVTLEDVKLKDASREDIVKVGEAATAEGETIHSGFNVTADEVADAIIAADRYSKAYLAKHASF; encoded by the coding sequence ATGTCAGAACGTGTCTTCATTAGTCCCTCGAAGTATGTCCAAGGAAAGGATGTCATTGACCGGCTCGGTACATATGTGAGCCCGTTCGGTGAAAAAGCGCTCGTCATCGCGGATGATGTCGTCTGGAAAATCGTCAAGGAACGTGTTGAGCATTCGTTGTCCGGCGAAAATGTCGGCATCGAGAAGGCGGATTTCAGTGGCGAAGCCTCGCGGCATGAAGTGAAACGAATCGCTGAGCAAGCACAAGCGGCAGATGTCCGGTTCGTCATGGGTGTGGGAGGCGGAAAGACGCTAGATACGGCAAAAGCCGTCTCGGATGAGCTGAACGTGTCCGTCGTCATCGTTCCGACGCTTGCTTCGACCGATGCCCCGACGAGTGCCCTGTCCGTCATCTATTCCGACGAAGGGATTTTCGAAAGTTACCGCTTCTATAAGAAGAATCCCGATCTCGTTCTCGTCGATACGAAGTTAATCGCCCAAGCACCAGCTCGTTTCTTCGCGTCCGGAATCGCGGATGCGCTCGCGACATGGGTCGAGGTCCGGAGTGTCGTCGCTTTTGGTGGACAAACGATGGCAGGGGGACGACCAACGATTGCGGCACAAGCGATCGCTAAACGGTGTGAGGAAGTCTTGTTCGAGCATGGACGCTTGGCGTATGAATCCGTTCAGGCGCAAGTCGTCACGCCGGCACTCGAAGCCGTCGTCGAGGCAAATACGCTCTTAAGTGGACTCGGCTTCGAGAGTGGTGGATTAGCTGCAGCGCATGCCATCCACAACGGGTTCACGGCGCTTGACGGTGAGATTCACCACTTGACGCACGGGGAGAAGGTCGCCTTTGGTACACTCGTCCAGTTGGCGCTCGAAGAACATCCACAAGAAGAGATTGAACGCTACATCGCGCTCTACACGGATCTTGGTTTACCGGTGACGCTAGAAGACGTCAAGCTAAAGGATGCGTCGCGTGAAGACATCGTCAAGGTCGGCGAGGCAGCGACCGCTGAAGGCGAAACGATCCACAGCGGTTTCAACGTCACGGCGGACGAAGTCGCGGATGCGATCATCGCAGCCGATCGTTATTCGAAAGCGTATCTAGCGAAACATGCTTCTTTCTGA
- a CDS encoding FAD/NAD(P)-binding protein produces MTDRYEWVIVGGGIHGMTVFNALREKGIDREMIRIIDRHEQPLMNWRKQTERIGMPYLRSTRVHHTSTNPTSLRHHAEEQDYTHQAFKDTYGRPSLELFNDHALQLAQQNEVEASWIQGEVARLRRESGTWIISTDESELRANRVVLALGQSEHHVMPEWAKSARHVFLSKHDTPPVVIIGGGISALHHTIQCAERYPGQVTLLSRRPLEKSAFDADRKFMGPKGLTPFKSLSASEKRALIVQERRPGTATQDLIQRVRHLIREGIISHVIGEVEQEIGSGVKLTDDRIITAESIICATGIRPMVVEGSWLEAVQQELNLPLSPCRTPLLDEETFEWGENLFATGSLADLTVGPFARSIYGGQAAARAIASTIEEKQTSLVSV; encoded by the coding sequence ATGACGGATCGATATGAATGGGTGATTGTAGGTGGAGGAATTCATGGGATGACGGTATTCAATGCCTTACGTGAAAAAGGAATCGATCGGGAGATGATACGGATCATCGACCGTCATGAGCAACCATTGATGAACTGGCGGAAACAAACCGAACGGATCGGCATGCCTTACCTACGTTCAACTCGGGTCCACCACACTTCGACGAATCCGACGAGTCTCAGGCATCATGCGGAAGAACAGGATTATACACATCAAGCCTTCAAGGATACATACGGACGGCCATCCTTGGAATTATTCAACGACCATGCCCTTCAATTGGCGCAGCAAAATGAAGTGGAGGCGAGTTGGATCCAAGGGGAAGTCGCACGGCTAAGACGAGAAAGCGGAACGTGGATCATCTCGACAGATGAAAGCGAGTTACGAGCAAACCGTGTCGTTCTCGCTCTCGGACAATCGGAGCATCATGTCATGCCAGAGTGGGCGAAATCGGCGCGTCACGTTTTCTTATCGAAGCACGATACACCACCGGTCGTCATCATCGGAGGTGGGATTAGTGCTCTGCATCATACGATTCAATGTGCTGAGCGCTATCCCGGGCAGGTGACTCTCCTTTCACGACGTCCGCTCGAAAAAAGTGCGTTCGATGCCGATCGGAAGTTCATGGGACCAAAAGGATTGACACCATTCAAGTCCTTGTCGGCTAGTGAAAAACGAGCGTTGATCGTACAGGAGCGTCGCCCGGGAACGGCAACACAGGACTTGATTCAACGTGTGCGTCATCTGATTCGAGAAGGAATCATCAGTCATGTGATTGGTGAAGTCGAGCAGGAAATCGGAAGCGGAGTGAAGCTGACAGATGATCGCATCATCACCGCTGAATCGATTATTTGCGCAACGGGTATCCGTCCGATGGTCGTCGAAGGATCTTGGCTTGAAGCGGTACAGCAAGAGTTGAATCTGCCATTGTCTCCTTGCCGGACACCGTTACTAGATGAAGAAACCTTTGAATGGGGAGAGAACTTATTCGCGACAGGCAGTCTTGCAGACTTAACGGTCGGACCGTTCGCTCGCTCGATTTACGGGGGACAAGCCGCAGCACGTGCGATCGCCTCGACGATTGAAGAGAAGCAGACTTCGCTTGTTTCCGTCTAA